AATTAAGATATTGATATAGATAAGTAATCTGATGATTTTGATCGGCTCCGGGCGCTCTGGAATCAAAAACATGCAGCAAAATGCTGCGCGTCATATTGCGACGCAATAGGCGGTATTTGCTGCGCAAGAAACGCGCTGCGGGCGCGCGGAGAGACCTCCAAACGAGATTTGCGTTTTGGCGGGCAGGCGGACAAATAGGCCATGCATCCCCGCGACCAGACCATCTTTGCACTTTCATCGGGCCGGCCGCCGAGCGCGATCGCGATTGTCCGCGTGTCGGGCGCAGAGGCCGGCCAGGTCCTGACGCGACTGGCGGGTGAATTGCCAAAGCCGCGGCTTGCACACCGGGTGCTGCTGCGGGACGCAAACGGCCAGGCGATCGACGATGCCGTGGTGCTCTGGTTTCCGGGGCCCGCGAGCGCGACCGGCGAGGACGTTGCCGAATTCCACGTCCATGGCGGGCGGGCGGTGCTTGCGACGCTGTTCGTAGCAATTTCGGCTATTCAGAACTTGCGGGCGGCCGATCCTGGCGAGTTCACCCGCCGCGCCTTCGAGAACGGCAAGCTCGATCTCACCGAGGCGGAAGGCCTCGACGACCTCATCCACGCCGACACCGACCGGCAGCGTCGCCAGGCGCTGCGGCAATTGCAGGGTCTCTTGGGCGAACGCGCGCGCGACTGGCGCGAGCGAATCATCGAGGCGTCGGCGCTGATCGAGGCCGGCATCGATTTTTCCGACGAGGGCGATGTGTCGTCGGAATTGCTGGCGCCGGCGCGCGCGAAGATCAAGGCGCTGCATGACGAGATCGCAAAAGTGCTTGCAGCACAGGGCAAGGCTGAACGCTTGCGCGACGGCCTCGTGGTCGCGATCGCCGGCCCACCGAACGTCGGCAAGTCGACGCTGATCAATCAGCTCGTGCGGCGCGAGGTCGCGATCGTCTCGCCGCATGCCGGCACGACGCGCGACGTGATCGAGGTGCAGCTCGATCTCGACGGCTATCCCGTGACCGTCATCGACACCGCCGGCATTCGCGAGACCGATGATCCCGTCGAGCAGGAAGGCGTGCGTCGCGCGCGGGCGCGGGCGGCGGACGCCGATCTCGTGCTGTGGCTGGCGGATGCCGATCGCGGCGAGGAGGGCCGGCCGGCCGGAGGCGCGCCGGTCTGGACCGTGCGCAACAAGATCGATCTTGGTCAGGAGACTTTGCAAGAGAGTTTGCAAGAGACCTCCAGCGCGGCCTTGAGGCCGGACGCGAACAAGGCTATGGGGCCTGACCCGCGCGCCAGGATGTTTGCGATCTCGGCGCGACGCGGCGATGGACTGCCCGAGCTGATCACGGCGCTGGTCGGGTTCGCTGCCGAGTTCTTCGGAACGAGTGAGGGCGCGCTGGTCACCCGCGCCCGGCAGCGCGACCTGCTCAGCCAGGCCGCCGGCTCGCTGGAGCGGAGCCTCGCTCTTCTCGGCGAAGG
This region of Bradyrhizobium sp. CCGUVB1N3 genomic DNA includes:
- the mnmE gene encoding tRNA uridine-5-carboxymethylaminomethyl(34) synthesis GTPase MnmE, giving the protein MHPRDQTIFALSSGRPPSAIAIVRVSGAEAGQVLTRLAGELPKPRLAHRVLLRDANGQAIDDAVVLWFPGPASATGEDVAEFHVHGGRAVLATLFVAISAIQNLRAADPGEFTRRAFENGKLDLTEAEGLDDLIHADTDRQRRQALRQLQGLLGERARDWRERIIEASALIEAGIDFSDEGDVSSELLAPARAKIKALHDEIAKVLAAQGKAERLRDGLVVAIAGPPNVGKSTLINQLVRREVAIVSPHAGTTRDVIEVQLDLDGYPVTVIDTAGIRETDDPVEQEGVRRARARAADADLVLWLADADRGEEGRPAGGAPVWTVRNKIDLGQETLQESLQETSSAALRPDANKAMGPDPRARMFAISARRGDGLPELITALVGFAAEFFGTSEGALVTRARQRDLLSQAAGSLERSLALLGEGEELAAEELRAAAYALGRLLGRVDVEDVLGAIFQKFCIGK